Proteins encoded within one genomic window of Bradyrhizobium sp. AZCC 1719:
- the tsaE gene encoding tRNA (adenosine(37)-N6)-threonylcarbamoyltransferase complex ATPase subunit type 1 TsaE: MTAPATFTVALANEAATAHLMADLALLIGPGDVITLSGDLGAGKTAAARAMIRYLADDPALEVPSPTFTLAQSYELPFPIVHADLYRINDSSELEEIGLSPLPEGTLALIEWPERAPDALPEDRIDIAFSHRPALGSSARAAEITGYGKAAAQVARLSSLRKFLTEAGFLDAARERMPGDASTRSYARLIGDDGTSILMNSPRRPDGPAIYDGKSYSAAVHLAEDVKPFVAIDNGLRAHGFSAPAIRHADLDSGFLITEDFGSAGIVEGDPPRPIAERYEAATDMLAALHRETLPETAPLGPQGSYEIPVYDIDAWLVEIGLMLEWYLPVHGAEVSPQQRDEFVAMWRTLLEKPAAAPRTWVLRDFHSPNIIWLDDRTGILRVGIIDFQDAALGPAAYDLVSLLQDARIDVPEPLELSLLTRYIKARRAADGQFDPASFAELYAIMSAQRNTRLLGTFARLNGRDGKPQYLRHQPRIWTYLNRSLAHPALAAFREWYAANVPPPLA; the protein is encoded by the coding sequence ATGACCGCGCCTGCGACATTTACAGTGGCGTTGGCGAACGAGGCGGCAACGGCGCATCTGATGGCCGACCTCGCGCTGCTGATCGGCCCCGGCGACGTCATTACGCTGTCGGGCGATCTCGGCGCGGGAAAGACCGCGGCGGCGCGCGCCATGATCCGCTATCTCGCCGACGATCCCGCGCTCGAAGTGCCGAGCCCGACATTCACGCTGGCGCAGAGCTACGAGCTGCCGTTTCCGATTGTCCACGCCGATCTCTACCGCATCAACGATTCGAGCGAGCTGGAGGAAATCGGCTTGTCGCCACTGCCGGAGGGCACGCTGGCGCTGATCGAATGGCCGGAGCGCGCACCCGACGCACTGCCCGAAGATCGCATCGACATCGCCTTCAGCCACCGTCCCGCGCTCGGATCGAGCGCGCGGGCCGCCGAAATCACCGGCTATGGCAAGGCGGCGGCGCAGGTGGCGCGACTCAGCAGCTTGCGCAAATTTCTCACTGAAGCCGGCTTCCTCGATGCAGCGCGCGAGCGCATGCCCGGCGACGCCTCGACGCGCTCCTACGCGCGCCTGATCGGCGACGACGGCACATCCATCCTGATGAATTCGCCGCGCCGTCCCGACGGACCGGCGATCTATGACGGAAAGTCCTACAGCGCGGCCGTTCATCTCGCCGAGGACGTCAAGCCGTTCGTCGCCATCGACAATGGCCTGCGCGCACACGGTTTCTCGGCGCCCGCGATCCGCCACGCCGATCTCGATTCCGGTTTTCTGATCACCGAGGATTTCGGCAGCGCCGGCATCGTCGAAGGCGACCCGCCGCGACCGATCGCCGAGCGCTATGAGGCGGCAACCGACATGCTCGCGGCGTTACACCGCGAAACCCTGCCCGAAACGGCGCCGCTCGGGCCGCAGGGCTCTTACGAAATTCCGGTCTACGATATCGATGCATGGCTGGTCGAGATCGGGCTGATGCTCGAATGGTATCTGCCGGTTCACGGCGCTGAAGTCAGTCCGCAACAACGCGACGAATTCGTCGCGATGTGGCGAACACTACTCGAAAAGCCGGCGGCTGCGCCGCGAACCTGGGTGCTGCGTGATTTTCATTCGCCCAACATCATCTGGCTCGACGACCGCACCGGGATTTTACGTGTCGGCATCATCGACTTCCAGGACGCCGCGTTGGGCCCTGCCGCCTACGATTTGGTATCCCTGTTGCAGGACGCGCGGATCGACGTCCCCGAACCGCTCGAGTTGTCGCTCTTGACCCGCTACATCAAGGCGCGCCGCGCGGCAGATGGCCAGTTCGATCCGGCCAGCTTTGCCGAGCTCTACGCCATCATGTCGGCGCAGCGGAATACGCGCCTGCTCGGTACCTTCGCCCGGCTCAACGGGCGCGACGGCAAGCCGCAATATCTGCGCCATCAGCCCCGGATCTGGACCTACCTGAACCGCTCGCTGGCGCACCCCGCCCTGGCGGCGTTTCGCGAATGGTACGCCGCCAACGTGCCGCCGCCGCTGGCCTGA
- the dut gene encoding dUTP diphosphatase, which produces MSVTVKVDVCQLPHGEGLALPAYQSADAAGLDLLAAVPADTPLILPPGKFAMVPTALTIALPSGYEAQVRPRSGLAAKHGVTVLNSPGTVDADYRGEINVLLINHGDTPFPIKRGERIAQMVIAPVVQAKLVPVTSLAATGRGSGGFGSTGR; this is translated from the coding sequence GTGAGCGTGACGGTGAAGGTCGACGTCTGCCAATTGCCACATGGCGAAGGTCTCGCACTGCCGGCCTACCAGAGCGCCGATGCCGCCGGGCTTGATCTGCTGGCGGCGGTGCCTGCGGATACGCCGCTGATCCTCCCGCCCGGAAAATTCGCGATGGTGCCGACCGCACTCACGATCGCGTTGCCTTCCGGATATGAGGCGCAGGTGCGGCCGCGCTCCGGCCTTGCCGCCAAACACGGCGTCACGGTGCTGAACTCGCCCGGCACGGTGGATGCGGACTACCGCGGCGAGATCAACGTGCTCCTGATCAACCACGGTGATACGCCCTTTCCGATCAAGCGCGGCGAGCGCATCGCGCAGATGGTGATTGCGCCTGTGGTGCAGGCGAAATTGGTTCCCGTCACTTCGCTGGCGGCAACCGGCCGTGGCAGTGGCGGTTTTGGCTCGACCGGACGCTGA
- a CDS encoding PAS domain-containing sensor histidine kinase: protein MSGVVAAMRRTLLSCTSLARHGVIALATALSALPEPALADELTITQAISALFDLNHQEFAALTTALSLLGFTVVAAILLMRTRIRATRMELDLRSDIADLQVQADRLRALLFAEPQILIAWAAGDNRPQISGDTSLLISQDALSNSPQRILAFGTWLPPEPALQMDHAVDALREAGEGFLLNLSTSNGRAIEAMGRAIGGQAIVRIRELGGLRRELAESNLRYRTLLEETDLLRDFAAAAPWPIWAKSAEGNLRYANTAYVRATEGASVADTIYRNLELLENDQRSEMGRVLNDNSTYAARLPIVVGGERRIYDVQALKLGGGSAGIAIDASEATQLRDAMERMAEAHRRTLDQLSSGVAVFDGQRRLAFYNESYRRLWGLDQAFLDSNPDDSSVLDRLRAARKLPEQPDFRAWKAKLHEAYRAVEPENYTWFLPDGRAVSVVTTPNLEGGVTYLFDNVTESLDLARRYDRLTRVQHETLDNLAEAVAVFGSNGRVELFNPAFLKMWKLSAEALKEQPHIETVEAWCKPLFDDALTWRTLREAITAIENRAQVAQKLERKDGSVLDCMTMPLPDGATLLTFQDITDTENVERALRERNEALEAADQMKVDFVHHVSYELRAPLTTIIGFAHFLSDPSTGPLTPKQAEYLDYVTKSTNALLALTNNILDLATIDAGAMKLELGPVNIEGAIQAAAEGIQDRLATDRIELKVDIDPEIGNFTGDERRVVQVLYNLLANAVGFSPHDAAVTISARRTEHRVIFTVSDSGPGIPAEVKDRVFDWFESHSHGSRHRGAGLGLSLVRSFVELHGGKVRVDSVVGRGTTVTCDFPIDQNAHRNAAE, encoded by the coding sequence ATGTCGGGCGTAGTCGCTGCGATGCGTCGAACCCTGCTGTCGTGCACCTCACTGGCGCGCCACGGCGTGATTGCGCTCGCCACCGCCCTCTCCGCGCTGCCGGAGCCCGCGTTGGCCGACGAATTGACGATCACGCAGGCGATTTCCGCCTTGTTCGACCTCAATCACCAGGAGTTCGCGGCGCTGACCACGGCGCTATCGCTGCTCGGTTTTACCGTGGTGGCCGCGATCCTGCTGATGCGCACGCGGATTCGGGCCACCCGGATGGAACTCGACCTGCGCTCCGACATCGCCGACCTGCAGGTACAAGCCGACCGGCTGCGCGCGCTGTTGTTCGCCGAGCCCCAGATCCTGATCGCCTGGGCCGCGGGGGACAACCGGCCCCAGATCAGCGGCGACACTTCGCTTCTGATCTCGCAGGACGCACTGTCGAATTCGCCGCAACGCATTCTCGCCTTTGGAACCTGGCTGCCGCCGGAACCGGCGCTGCAGATGGACCATGCGGTCGACGCGCTGCGCGAGGCCGGCGAAGGCTTTCTGCTCAACCTCTCCACCTCGAATGGCCGCGCCATCGAAGCGATGGGCCGCGCCATTGGGGGGCAAGCCATTGTGCGGATTCGCGAACTTGGCGGCTTGCGCCGTGAGCTCGCCGAATCCAATCTCCGCTACAGGACGCTTTTGGAGGAGACCGATTTGCTGCGCGACTTCGCCGCCGCGGCGCCCTGGCCGATCTGGGCCAAGAGCGCCGAGGGCAATCTGCGTTACGCGAACACCGCCTATGTGCGGGCCACCGAAGGCGCAAGCGTCGCGGACACGATCTACCGCAACCTCGAGCTGCTGGAGAACGACCAGCGTTCCGAGATGGGCCGGGTGCTGAACGACAATTCCACCTACGCCGCGCGGCTGCCGATCGTGGTCGGCGGCGAGCGGCGCATCTATGACGTACAGGCGCTCAAGCTCGGCGGCGGCAGCGCCGGCATCGCCATCGACGCCAGCGAGGCGACCCAGTTACGCGACGCCATGGAGCGGATGGCGGAAGCCCATCGCCGCACCCTCGACCAGTTGTCATCGGGGGTTGCCGTATTCGACGGCCAGCGGCGGCTTGCCTTCTACAACGAATCCTACCGGCGGCTGTGGGGCCTCGATCAAGCCTTCCTCGATTCCAACCCCGACGATTCAAGCGTGCTCGATCGGCTCCGCGCGGCGCGCAAACTGCCCGAGCAACCGGATTTCCGCGCCTGGAAGGCCAAGCTCCACGAAGCCTACCGCGCCGTCGAGCCGGAGAACTACACCTGGTTTCTGCCCGACGGCCGCGCCGTCAGCGTCGTCACCACGCCGAACCTCGAAGGCGGCGTCACCTATCTGTTCGACAATGTCACCGAAAGCTTGGATCTCGCACGCCGCTATGACCGGCTGACCCGGGTCCAGCATGAAACGCTCGACAATCTGGCTGAAGCGGTCGCGGTGTTCGGCAGCAACGGCCGCGTGGAACTGTTCAATCCCGCTTTCCTGAAAATGTGGAAGCTCTCGGCGGAAGCGCTCAAAGAACAGCCCCACATCGAAACCGTGGAAGCTTGGTGCAAGCCGCTGTTCGACGATGCGTTGACTTGGCGGACGCTGCGCGAGGCGATCACCGCGATCGAGAACCGGGCGCAGGTGGCGCAGAAACTCGAACGCAAGGACGGCAGCGTGCTGGATTGCATGACCATGCCGCTGCCCGACGGCGCGACTCTTTTGACATTCCAGGACATCACCGATACCGAAAATGTCGAGCGCGCGCTGCGCGAGCGCAACGAGGCGCTGGAAGCCGCCGACCAGATGAAGGTGGATTTCGTCCACCACGTGTCCTACGAGCTGCGCGCACCGCTGACCACCATCATCGGCTTCGCACATTTCCTCAGCGATCCCTCGACCGGCCCGCTGACGCCAAAGCAGGCCGAGTATCTCGACTACGTCACCAAGTCGACCAACGCGCTGCTCGCGCTCACCAACAACATCCTCGATCTCGCCACCATCGATGCCGGCGCCATGAAGCTCGAGCTCGGCCCGGTCAATATCGAAGGAGCCATTCAGGCCGCCGCCGAAGGCATCCAGGACCGGCTGGCGACCGACCGCATCGAGCTCAAGGTCGATATCGATCCTGAGATCGGCAACTTCACCGGCGACGAGCGGCGCGTGGTGCAAGTGCTCTATAACCTGCTCGCCAACGCGGTCGGGTTCTCGCCGCACGATGCCGCGGTCACGATCAGCGCGCGGCGAACCGAGCATCGCGTGATCTTCACCGTCTCCGATTCCGGCCCCGGCATTCCCGCCGAAGTGAAAGACAGGGTATTCGACTGGTTTGAGAGCCACTCCCACGGCTCGCGCCACCGCGGCGCCGGCCTCGGCCTGTCGCTGGTACGCTCGTTCGTCGAACTGCATGGCGGCAAGGTGCGCGTCGACTCGGTCGTCGGCAGAGGCACGACCGTCACCTGCGATTTTCCGATCGACCAGAACGCCCACCGTAACGCCGCCGAATGA
- a CDS encoding PilZ domain-containing protein gives MAAAERRKGDRVVFERGFAAHMMGIDGTWRRDCVMEDVSETGAKLTVEGSVEGLHLKEFFLLLSSTGLAYRRCELAWVNGDQIGVNFLKQGDKKKKMAKRGAEDAEA, from the coding sequence ATGGCGGCGGCGGAACGGCGCAAGGGAGATCGAGTCGTATTCGAGCGCGGCTTTGCGGCGCACATGATGGGAATCGACGGCACCTGGCGGCGTGATTGCGTGATGGAAGACGTCTCCGAGACCGGCGCCAAGCTGACGGTCGAAGGCTCAGTCGAGGGCCTGCATCTGAAGGAATTCTTCCTGCTATTGTCGTCGACGGGACTGGCCTATCGGCGCTGCGAGCTGGCCTGGGTCAATGGCGATCAGATCGGCGTCAATTTCCTGAAGCAGGGCGACAAGAAGAAGAAAATGGCCAAGCGCGGGGCCGAGGACGCCGAGGCCTGA
- a CDS encoding nucleotidyltransferase family protein, whose translation MSVTPTKAMVLAAGLGLRMRPLTDHMPKPLVSVAGQPLLDHVLDKLAGAGVGEAVVNVHYLPDQIIQHTANRTLPRIIISDERDQVLGTGGAVVKALPLLGKEPFFHVNADTMWIDGVRPNLTRLAETFDADRMDILLLMAPTTNSIGYAGRGDYAMLPDGALRKRREHQVVPFVYAGAAIMSPSLFADAPAGEFSLTKMFDRANEQERLFGLRLDGVWMHVGTPDAVQAAEEAFLESVA comes from the coding sequence ATGTCCGTTACGCCCACCAAAGCCATGGTCCTTGCCGCCGGTCTCGGTTTGCGCATGCGCCCGCTGACCGACCACATGCCGAAGCCGCTGGTGAGCGTGGCCGGCCAGCCGTTGCTCGATCACGTGCTCGACAAGCTCGCCGGCGCCGGCGTCGGCGAGGCCGTGGTCAATGTGCATTACCTGCCTGACCAGATCATCCAGCACACCGCCAACCGTACCCTGCCCCGCATCATCATTTCCGACGAACGCGACCAGGTGCTCGGCACCGGCGGCGCGGTGGTGAAGGCGCTGCCGCTGCTCGGCAAGGAGCCGTTCTTCCACGTCAACGCCGATACGATGTGGATCGATGGCGTACGGCCCAATCTGACGCGTCTTGCCGAAACCTTCGACGCGGATCGCATGGACATCCTGCTCCTGATGGCGCCGACCACGAACAGCATCGGCTATGCCGGCCGCGGCGACTACGCCATGCTGCCGGATGGCGCGCTGCGCAAGCGGCGCGAGCACCAGGTGGTGCCGTTCGTCTACGCGGGAGCCGCAATCATGTCGCCCTCGCTGTTTGCCGACGCGCCGGCAGGCGAGTTTTCGCTGACCAAAATGTTCGACCGCGCCAACGAGCAGGAACGATTGTTTGGCCTCAGGCTCGATGGCGTCTGGATGCATGTCGGAACGCCCGACGCGGTACAGGCGGCGGAAGAGGCGTTTTTGGAAAGCGTGGCGTAG
- the ubiB gene encoding 2-polyprenylphenol 6-hydroxylase: MISAATHIARLVRAAYVFAREGVFGVVDPSLVPAPGQLALRLARLIERPGAKSGPRLSRALTRLGPAYLKLGQFLATRPDVVGVAMARDLESLQDRLPPFSQSEAEAVIALSLERSVAKAFVSLGPAVAAASIAQVHRGEIERNGVRQPVAVKVLRPNVASRFRRDLSDFFFVAHNAEAHSAEARRLRLIEVINTMSRTVAMEMDLRLEAAALSEMAENTRDDPDFRVPAVDWDRTTHNVLTMEWIDGIALNDHARLEAAQVDLPDLGRKVIQSFLRHALRDGFFHADMHPGNLFLDDTGRLVAVDFGIMGRLGVKERRFLAEILLGFITRDYRRVAEVHFEAGYVPGHHSVENFAQAIRAIGEPIHNRTAEEISMAKLLTLLLEVTGLFDMQTRPELILLQKTMVVVEGVARGFDPKLDIWKVADPVVREWIERNLGPLGRVQGAMTGAGELGRVMTGLPAIASRAVAVIENMEKMTREGLTLSPETIAALGRAEGRKSRWRTVALWIIAATFIGILFAILQL; encoded by the coding sequence GTGATTTCTGCGGCGACCCACATCGCGCGGCTTGTCCGCGCCGCTTACGTGTTCGCGCGCGAGGGCGTGTTCGGCGTCGTCGATCCGAGCCTGGTGCCGGCGCCCGGGCAGCTCGCGCTGCGACTGGCGCGATTGATCGAACGACCCGGCGCCAAATCCGGCCCGCGACTATCCCGCGCGCTGACGCGGCTGGGACCGGCGTACCTCAAGCTCGGGCAGTTTCTGGCGACCCGCCCCGACGTGGTCGGGGTTGCCATGGCGCGCGACCTGGAAAGCCTGCAGGATCGGCTGCCGCCGTTTTCGCAAAGCGAAGCGGAAGCGGTGATCGCACTGTCGCTGGAACGCTCTGTGGCCAAGGCCTTTGTCAGCCTCGGCCCGGCGGTCGCCGCCGCGTCCATCGCGCAGGTGCATCGCGGCGAGATCGAGCGCAATGGCGTGCGCCAGCCGGTCGCCGTAAAGGTACTCCGGCCCAACGTCGCCTCGCGTTTTCGCCGCGACCTCTCCGACTTCTTCTTTGTCGCACACAACGCGGAGGCGCATTCGGCCGAAGCGCGGCGGCTGCGGCTGATCGAGGTCATCAACACGATGTCGCGCACGGTCGCGATGGAGATGGACCTGCGGCTCGAGGCTGCCGCTCTTTCCGAGATGGCGGAGAACACCCGCGACGATCCGGATTTCCGCGTGCCGGCGGTCGACTGGGACCGCACCACCCATAACGTGCTGACGATGGAGTGGATTGACGGCATCGCACTGAACGACCATGCGCGCCTCGAAGCAGCGCAAGTCGATTTGCCCGACCTTGGGCGCAAGGTGATCCAGAGCTTCCTGCGCCACGCGCTGCGCGACGGCTTCTTTCATGCCGATATGCATCCCGGCAATCTGTTTCTCGACGACACCGGACGGCTTGTGGCGGTCGATTTCGGCATCATGGGCCGGCTCGGCGTGAAGGAGCGGCGTTTCCTCGCCGAAATTCTCTTGGGCTTCATCACGCGCGACTACCGCCGCGTTGCGGAAGTCCATTTCGAGGCCGGCTACGTGCCGGGGCATCATTCGGTGGAAAATTTCGCGCAAGCCATCCGCGCCATCGGCGAGCCGATCCACAACCGCACCGCCGAAGAAATCTCGATGGCGAAGCTGTTGACCCTGCTGCTCGAGGTCACCGGCCTGTTTGACATGCAGACCCGGCCCGAACTGATCCTGCTGCAGAAGACCATGGTGGTGGTCGAAGGGGTAGCCCGGGGATTCGACCCCAAGCTCGATATCTGGAAGGTCGCCGATCCCGTGGTGCGCGAATGGATCGAGCGCAATCTCGGCCCGCTCGGGCGGGTTCAGGGGGCCATGACCGGCGCTGGCGAACTCGGCCGCGTGATGACGGGCCTGCCGGCGATCGCCTCGCGGGCGGTTGCCGTGATCGAGAACATGGAAAAGATGACCCGCGAAGGCCTGACGCTGTCGCCGGAGACTATTGCGGCCCTGGGCCGGGCCGAAGGCCGCAAGAGCCGCTGGCGCACGGTGGCGCTGTGGATCATCGCAGCGACCTTTATCGGAATTCTGTTTGCGATCCTGCAGTTGTGA
- the coaBC gene encoding bifunctional phosphopantothenoylcysteine decarboxylase/phosphopantothenate--cysteine ligase CoaBC: MASLTIRKLDETVKAYLRLRSAGNGRSVEEEVRVILGELVQGRPELSGASTSPPSAEANAQAVPVSASSERSVTLIIGGGIAAFKSLELIRRLKERHVHVRCVLTKAAQQFVTPLSASALSHERVYTDLFNPESEFDAGHIRLARECDLIIVAPATADLMAKMAHGHADDLATAILLAANRPILLAPAMNPLMWNNAATRRNVMQLRRDGVHMIGPNAGEMAESNEAGIGRMSEAVEIAAAAVDILRPPRPRPLAGKRVLITAGPTHEAIDPVRYIANRSSGKQGYAIAAAAQAAGADVTLVSGPVDLRDPPGVTVIRVESARDMLHRVEAALPADIAIFAAAVADWRVANEGEQKLKKTSAGMPQLALVENPDILATISKLKEKRPPLVIGFAAETEHLIDNAKAKIARKGCDWIVANDVSPSTGVMGGDRNTVHLLTRDGEEINVNSIKVESWPVMTKEQVAAELVAKIAQTMEKNS, translated from the coding sequence ATGGCCAGCCTGACCATCCGAAAACTCGATGAAACCGTCAAAGCCTATCTGCGGCTCCGGTCGGCGGGAAACGGCCGCTCCGTCGAGGAGGAAGTCCGGGTCATCCTGGGAGAACTCGTCCAAGGGCGCCCCGAACTATCAGGCGCCAGCACGTCACCACCATCCGCAGAGGCCAACGCACAGGCAGTGCCGGTCAGCGCCTCCAGCGAACGGAGTGTCACCCTGATCATCGGCGGCGGAATCGCCGCTTTCAAGTCGCTGGAGCTGATCCGGCGGCTGAAGGAGCGACACGTTCACGTCCGCTGCGTGCTGACCAAGGCAGCCCAGCAATTCGTCACGCCGCTTTCCGCCAGCGCGTTGTCGCATGAGCGCGTCTATACGGACCTGTTCAATCCCGAGAGCGAATTCGACGCCGGACACATCCGGCTGGCGCGCGAATGCGATCTGATCATCGTGGCGCCGGCGACCGCCGACCTGATGGCGAAGATGGCGCACGGCCATGCCGACGATCTCGCTACCGCCATCCTGCTGGCAGCCAACCGGCCAATCCTGCTGGCGCCTGCGATGAACCCCCTGATGTGGAACAACGCCGCCACCCGCCGCAACGTGATGCAGCTTCGCCGCGACGGCGTTCACATGATCGGCCCCAACGCCGGGGAAATGGCCGAGTCCAATGAGGCCGGCATCGGGCGGATGTCGGAGGCGGTCGAGATTGCCGCCGCCGCCGTCGACATCCTGCGCCCGCCGCGGCCGCGTCCGCTCGCGGGCAAGCGTGTGCTGATTACGGCAGGGCCGACGCATGAGGCGATCGATCCCGTGCGCTATATCGCCAACCGCTCGTCCGGCAAGCAGGGTTATGCCATCGCCGCCGCGGCACAGGCCGCGGGCGCGGACGTCACGCTGGTGTCCGGTCCGGTCGACTTGCGCGATCCCCCCGGCGTCACGGTGATCCGGGTCGAATCGGCGCGTGACATGCTGCATCGGGTGGAAGCCGCCTTGCCGGCGGACATCGCGATCTTCGCCGCCGCCGTTGCCGACTGGCGCGTTGCCAATGAAGGCGAGCAGAAACTGAAAAAGACGTCCGCCGGCATGCCGCAGCTCGCACTGGTGGAAAATCCCGACATTCTGGCGACGATCTCGAAACTGAAGGAGAAGCGTCCGCCGCTGGTGATCGGCTTTGCCGCCGAGACCGAACATCTGATCGACAACGCAAAAGCCAAGATCGCGCGCAAGGGCTGCGACTGGATCGTCGCCAACGACGTTTCGCCTTCAACCGGCGTGATGGGCGGCGACCGCAACACCGTTCACCTGCTGACGCGCGATGGCGAGGAGATCAACGTCAACAGCATTAAAGTGGAATCTTGGCCGGTGATGACCAAGGAACAGGTCGCAGCCGAACTGGTGGCGAAGATTGCGCAGACCATGGAGAAGAATTCGTGA